A window of Pongo pygmaeus isolate AG05252 chromosome Y, NHGRI_mPonPyg2-v2.0_pri, whole genome shotgun sequence genomic DNA:
aaccttcaccccccgggttcaagaaattcttctgcctcagcctccgagcagctgggactacaggcatgcatcaccatgcccagctaatttttgcattcttagtagagatggagtttcattgtattggccaggctgatattaaactcctgaccttgtgatctgcccaccttggccttccaaagttttgggattacaggcatgagacaccataccTGGCAGCCTTACCTTTTCTTTCTTGGCATGACAAAGTGTTTTATGAAGTTCAGGCTGTGGTACTTGAGCAGCTCCAGTGGGGAATGGCTTAGGAAGCAAGGGCTAGTGGGTTTGGGGTTGAGCAATTGGCTGTAGGCCTACAAGGAGGAAGTGGGCACTGAGCAAGTGCCCTGGTTGTGTGTCCACAGACCCAGAAAAAATGACATCCCAGGAGTTTGTGGGGAGCTGGCAGAGACTTACTGGACCCAGTAAAAGCCCCATGTGGATGCAGTGATGGGGCCCTTCTTGTACTAGTCTGTAATTACAAAGAGGTACATGAAATCCCCTTGCATCTTGCAGTTTCCAGAAAGTGGTTTCCAGATGCTCATGCTAATCACTTTTTGGCACTGAAAGCGCTTCAAGAATGGTCAAGTAGAAATAAGCCCTTCATCTCACCTAGGACCCTCTTCTTTGCTCCCTTTGGGAGTTCCACCTTCCAGTCTTGGCTCTGGAGACACCATGGTCCCTCCTGGGTCACTGGCAGGATGTACTCAGGAGGCACACAGTCAGTGAGGCTCATCTCCAAGCCATTCTTTCACTTCCTACTGTTTGAGGGACTCAAGGCTGGTGGTAGCACAGGGCCACCCAAGGCCAGCTGTCTCCACCTAAATTTGACCCTGGTTTGAGTGCCTCTAGGCCAGACCCCTCCAGGTGGGAAAACCTGGTCCTCAGCCTCTGGCCTCCATGCTCCCCTTCCCTCTTTTCAATCCTGGCCCCAATGTCTCCCCCACCTCTCAGGTCATTGGAGAAGATACTCGGGAAAAACAAGCAGTTTAGTCAGCCCTGCTGAAGTTGGCAGATGGGTCCAGGCTCTTAAGCTGCTCTTGGAAGTGGCTTATGTGGAAGCAGGCCTTGAATAGTGTGTGTAGCTCTTTCAGGGAGAGGGATGCAGGATGTTACCAGTGCCCTGTACCCTAAAACATCGCATCTAGCACAGATAGTTTGCAAGATGCTTTCTtgggtgattttaattttcaactttagGCTTCCATTTTCAAATTCCATAACGGACACATTAGTTGGGGTTCtaatttcaacacacacacacacacacacactctcacagaAACACACTCTCCTGTCTGCTGGTGGGCAGAGATCCTTTCTTATGAAGAATCTTCTGCCAAATCCCTCTGAATCACATGTGGGTCTTGAGGAGCAGACAAGGCTAATTGCTTTTTGTCCACTAGTGTCTTGGGTAGGTGGAGTATTTAGAGCTGCCTTTTTGGGCAGCCCTAATGCAGGGGTGTGCTGAGGACTCCCCAGGGCCTCCAACTTCAGGACTATCTTCCAGTGTGTGTTTCACTGAATTTTAATGGTGGCTGttttgggaaagaagaaaggttCTGTGATCAACTACGGGCACCATTGAGCTACAAATCTTTTCCACAATTCCTCTTAGCAAGCAGGTAAACCCTGGGAACATGAGTGGCTTTTCCCCAGGGAATATGAGTACATGAGAGATTTTGCTTTACAACCAGGTGAATCTCACCACAGCAATTGGTGCTGTACTGGGCAGATTTCTTCACTCAAATACTGTgaatctttttaagtttttttttttccccacaagacATCATTTATCTTTACAGAATTTGATTGGGCTGATATCAAGCCTGGCTTGGTACTGCCGGATTTTTTTAGAATCACAACTCCGCTCTTTAACTTGTGGGCTATGAAGTTATAAGGTGTTGGTGTGACAGGCTGAGAAGGAGGTCTGTGCTCCAACCCTACATTCACATGCTTATCTGTGACACAAGACCTCCAAGGATTGGGGAAGTGCTGCCTGGCCCTTCTTTAGGGGTCCCTCCTCTGGGCATTCTACCCAACTTCCAATCCAGCCTTCCCTCATACACAGCCCCAAGACCTCCTGCAGCTCCTCACTGTTTTGCAGCCCTGGGAAGTGTTTTGGCATGTTGCTGTTCACTTGCAGTGAGAAGCAGGTGCAGTGACACATTTCTTCATGGACAATAAGCACTGGCTAAATCTCCTGCAACGTCTCCCTAAGGCACACCTGCAGGCAGATGGCCCCAACAACTCTGATAAGAAACCGCATGGCTGGAAGCAAGGACTTGCGATTTCCCCAGCCCAAAGCCCTGAGAATCTTTCCCAAAATTctcagttttccattttttgagtatttaattctttttagaaTCCCAGGCCCCCTCTATACATGCCATGCCTACCTACACCTGTCTGTCTGTGCAGAACAGAGCCTGGCCACACTGACTATTCTTGCAGACCAAGAAAAATCCCTATGCAGAATAGAGGGTGATGGAAAAACTAAGGGAGACAAAATGGCAGCTTTATCTCATCCCTTGCCCAGTGTTAAGGTCCCCAGGGCAAACAGCTTTTGCCTTCAACTTCAAGCTAACAGCATACAAAATACATTGATTTTAACTTCCACCACTCTCTTACTAATGTTACAAATTATATCGctatatattgtgtgtattttCACAGAGATTTAAGAATTTTATACACCATTATTATTACAACAGCAAATTTTATatcagtgtatatatttatatttaacagaaagctttatattttcttatggCTTTATGATGCTGTCCAGCATCATTTAATGTTTCAACATAATTGACTATCCTAAGCATTTTTTTCTAGGGTTATTCTAGTAGTAAGCAaccttagattttttattttaaacttaaaaacgttttattttttctaatttttgaagtaCAGTGTTTTCCAGATCAATTATTCTTGGTTActagtattttttgtttcatcacAGAAACATGTAAGGTTCTCAGCATCCCCTCTTTTTCTCCCAAATAACATTTATGTCATTTTCTTCCTATATTCTTTTTATAAGACTCTTTCCCTGAATATATTGGTTTACTTGATGATGTCCAGTAAGTCTCATATTTCAcactcatttttttccaaaaactaGTTTCCAGGcctaaatatttgtgaataatatatgtttaattttctgattctttttttgcTCCATTTTTTGCTATTGTGTCTCTGTAGTGAATTTGTAAATGCCAGTTATTAGATCCTTCAATGCCACAATTTCTGTTGGGTTTTTAGAAAAAGGTTTCATCTCTTTGTTGATATCACATTttggtcatttattatttttaaatattattcaattgtttatttttgttttatttttgttcactaagaacttttaattgtttttaattctttatcagatatgcaAAAATCTTCATTTCTTAAGAGTCAACTTTTGgatatttattctgtttcttccaGTGAAGAGTATTTCCCACCTTCTTCATatgaattgtaatttttttataagatCTGGAAAATTATACAATGTACATCAAATCTAGCATTTAAAGCCtgccatggctgggcacagtagctcatcctgttatcccagcactttggggtccAAGACGTGCAGATACTTGAGGccagaattttgagaccagcctggctaacatagcaaaacccgtctctactgaaaatacaaacaaattagctgggcattgtggtgtgcaACTCTCATCCCAGCCATTAAGgagactgagacaagagaatcgcttgaacccaggagatggaggttgcagtgagctgagattgctccactgtactccagcctgggctacatagcaaaactctttctcaaaaaaaaaaaaaaaaaaaaaaccctaccttAGTAAAGGGGGATATTGACAGCAATCAGCCAGGCTATAGATTCTGGGCACTTCACAGATGCATTCTCGGTATGTCTTCTATAAATCTGGGTGTAGTTCTCAGTTAAAGataatttgtttcattgtttttagaTTGATTACCTATTTTCTTCCCCAGTTGACTGTCTGTGGTATTGCAGCCTCTCTAGTgctgcagttttctttcttctcatcagACACAACTGTTGTCTGTATGACTCCATCATGTCCTTCAGCACTCCATGTCTATTCATTAGGCAATCTcttgaaaggaaaaacatttcaaCACATACACTACAGCTTTAATTCTTTCCTGATGAAGATGCTGGGAGTTTGGCATTTTCTGGTGAGCCCAATTACTAttgtggggaagaaaaaaaaactctggtGGATAGTCTGTAGCAAAGAAAAAATTCCTGCATTGTGAAAAGAGAGGAGGCAACAACCATATACAAAGCAAGGTGAAAAAAAATGAGCATGTAAACCATGGGAGAGGTCCAAAGGTCACAGAGAAAGCCAGAGTTTAAATATGGTTTGGTCATCTCTGTTCTAATGGAAATTGTTTTAGAaaagcctaattttatttttcttgctgtcacAGAGAAACATGTTCCTGTCCCATGCTTACTATGCTCTTCAATCTTCTAtggcttcctttctccctcccagaATCTTCCAGTGCATTCACACTGAAAACCAAAGTCCTCCCAGAATCTGTAAGAACCTACATGATCTGACTAGTTTTCATTAGTTTTGGGAATCTGGAGAAATCTGCGCACATTTCTGGAGACCTCTatgttatgtaatttttaaataaatatgtggttTCTCAAGTCAAAGATGTGTGAAGGGTGTTGTGGAGGTATTGAGAGGCATTGGGATTTCGTTTGGAAATTCCAAGAACAATAGTGCAAAGGACATGTGAGCAAGGCACTCAGAGCCATCGCGGCAAGCCGTCATTGCTTCTCAGCATCCTGCTTACCAGTACCCCACGGGTTGGAAGAACCATAGTAGGCAAAGAACTTGCATCAATATCAGGACTGAAATACATTGATGTGGGTGATTTATCTTGATAGGAGCAACTGTATGATGGCTATGATGAAGAGTATGATTGTCACATTTTAGATGAAAACAGAGTAGTTGATGAGTTAGATAACCAAATGAGAGAAGGTGGAGTTATTGTTGATTACCACTGTTTTGATTTCTTCCCTAAATGCTGGTTTCATGTAGTTTTTGTGCTGAGGACGGATACCAATGTATTGTATGAAAGACTTGAAACAAGGGGTTATAATGAGAAGACTCTAACAGACAATATTCAGTGTGAGATTATTCAAGTCCTTTATGAAGAAGCCACAACATCCCACAAGGAAGAAATCGTGCATCAGTTGCCCAGCAATATACCAGAAGAGCCAGAAAATAATGTAGATCAGATTGGATGGGTGCAGTAGCTAAAGCCTGTaatcctcacactttgggagcccaagtgggtggatcaccaggtcaagagatcaagactatcctggctgacacggtgtaACTCCATCTctagtagaaatacaaaaaaaaaaaaaaattagccggggcatggtggtgggtgcctatagtcctagcttctcaggaggctgaagcaggagaatggcatgaaccagggatgcgtagcttgcagtgagctgagatcgcaccattgcaatccagcctgggcaactgagtgagactccttcacaaaagaaataaaaataaataaataaataaataattaagaaaataatctagATCAGATCTAGAAATGGATTAACAGTGGTCAAATATCATAACTCTTGACTTATAAGGCCAGCTACTTTATAATGATTCTTGTTGATATTACTCTGCGGACATCATAGAAATTGTTCAAGTATCAGTAACACTTTATTCAAATCATGTGCAGGACTAGCAGGTTGATAGTATAGAGGTTTAtgcctgtgtttctttttctccatgagAAACCCAAACACCTGAAATACAATGAATATAGTATTATTAAGGATTGAGACAAAAGCTGTACTTTTAAAACACATCActaaggaataaataaatctgacaaaatggGTGGATATGTTaagtttattacagaaaaaaatgcagatgatctcttaaaataaaaccaaagactAAAGAGAAAGCATCAgagtattccttttttctttccataaattaaaaaataatggaagTGTAGTACTCTATGCAAAATTTAAAAGGTACAAAAGAGCAAGTTGAAAAGTTAGGTCTCCCTTCCAGATCACAATATCCACAGGCATGCCAGGATCCTTCGCTTTAGGAAATAATGTTACTGGTTTCCCATATgtcttttgagagtttttatgccaggacagtgtatatatatatatatatgtgtgtataatttttttaagaatatagtAGTACATGGCACACACTATTCTGTAcctctcattttttaattaatatatttgtagATTATATCATATCAGTACAGAACTCcctgttctcttttatttttagctgAGATATACATatcatacaataaaatttacaattttgaaGTGATTCAGAACTggatatggtggcttatgcccataatcccagcagctggggaggctgaggtggagaattgcttgaggcaggagttcaagaacagcctaggcaacatagtgagactttagactctaaaaacaaacaaatgaaatatacaaTCCATTGATTTTTAGCTTACTAGCAAGGTTATGACTGTCAACACAGTGGGGGAGGCAGTGATGATAAAGGAAAATCCTATACGCTTTAGCAGTCACTCTCAATTCTTTCCTACTCCTCCCTTTGCAGTTactagtctgctttctgtctctatggatttgcatattctggatatttcatataaatgggattatacaataaaaaatgaaatttcaggAACACTAGAGAGAGATGACAcgtttctgctttataatttcacATCCTATGAAGGTTTAAAAcataattctacaaaaaaagttgatGGAAAATCTTTATGTGCAAAAGTATCttgttaaatataagaaaattattttatggagaattcttttttcttatcagGACCtaatcttaaaaatttaaactctACATGCCAATAGTATCTACTGTAATGTAATACGGTTTATTGTATGTATTCATTTTATGGATTTCTTACAAAAACTTTTCCCACTGGGGAAATTAGAACATTGCTCTACATACATTGAATTTCCAATTATTATCttatttctcacttattattttgtgattctgTCTTCTTTAACATTAAGATTATCATAACTGTGTTGTCACTTTCTGAATTGTCATATGTCTGTAATTTGTCTGTAATCTTAGTTTCAGTTCTACAATAGCATGCtcaaggcctggcatggtggctcatgcatttaatcccagcattttgggaggcagaggtgggcaaatcatgaggccaagagtttgagaccagcctggccaacatagtgaaaccccaactctactaaaagtacaaaaattagccagatgtggtggcatgcacctttaatcatagttacttgagaggctgaggaaagagaatcacttgaaactgggaggtggagtttgcaatgagccaagatccttccattgcacaccagcctgggcagcagtgaggttctgcctcaaaaaaaatgaatacataaataaaacaatgaaacattctcaaatatatatattgtatataattatgtaacttattaaaatatttgtcttgtaAGTTTCATTGACATTAGGCACAATGTTATTACtagcattttcttccagtttcctcaacttttacctgaataagagcaaaacttattcccaattgtattttatatatcaattctttatactgtatttaaaacatatataattattatatctagAAATGTAAGACTTTTCTTCTAAAGGCTAGATTACAGCCTTATTATTTTGTAAGAAAAGCAgcaaagggccgggcatggtgccttattcctgtaatcccagcactttgggaggccaagccaggcggatcacctgaggtcagaagtttgagacaagcagcctgaccaacatggagaaaccgcatctgtactagaaatacaaaattagctgagtgtggtggcacatgtctctaattccagctgctcaggaggctgaggcaggagagtagcttgaacctgggaggtggaggttgtggcgagATAAgatcattgccctccagcctgggaaactagagtaaaactctatctcaaaaaaaaaaaaaaaaaagggaaaacaaagcaGCAACAAATCAATGTATCAGAAGCATAATTTAAAAGTGTCTTTAGTATTActtaaatgcttttttaaaaactttctcatCAAAGCTCCTTATAAATAATTATGATGGGTTTTCTTTGAAATGTTGTTGCCTTAACTGTATGAAACAATTCAAAATTAATGCTTTTAATGGATGCACAGTTAGAGTTGAAAATTGTAGTTAtctagaattttttctttgtttattgaggattttatgGGTTAAAGTTGCTcttcattaattttgtattttatatttctgtatttttcagagtAGCCTGCCTCACATCAGTTGTGTTTCTAGTTTCTACCTATTTATTATGGTTTTGAATTGCAGTATTCAAATCAGAATTTTGGGGGTTAATGTTAATTTCAACTTTGTTTGCAATTTTgtatctgtttcatttttttagggCTGGCCACCATACATCAGTTtactgtttttagttttaatttatattctataattttgtATGACAATTGTCAACTCTGTACATCTTAATACAGTGTGAGGCAAAAGTCAAGTATGAATCAGGTCTACTTCCTTTGTCAATATAATTATCTAAGTGTTTGCGTGTTTAAACATTACCActattttgtttatgatttgtatatttttcttcttggctgGTGGCCAACAATTGATTCTGTCTAGGTGATATTCATGGAAATTGTCTTAATTTCAACATCTTTATCTTATAATATCTTAGTGTGAAAGAAACTATTTTGTGGTTTGATGGTAAA
This region includes:
- the LOC129025777 gene encoding LOW QUALITY PROTEIN: adenylate kinase isoenzyme 6-like (The sequence of the model RefSeq protein was modified relative to this genomic sequence to represent the inferred CDS: substituted 2 bases at 2 genomic stop codons), with translation MTVEEHVLPVSQPDLFSWDAEPPTIVQRTCEQGTQSHRGKPSLLLSILLTSTPRVGRTIVGKELASISGLKYIDVGDLSXXEQLYDGYDEEYDCHILDENRVVDELDNQMREGGVIVDYHCFDFFPKCWFHVVFVLRTDTNVLYERLETRGYNEKTLTDNIQCEIIQVLYEEATTSHKEEIVHQLPSNIPEEPENNVDQIGWVQ